A genomic region of Runella rosea contains the following coding sequences:
- a CDS encoding colicin immunity domain-containing protein has translation MTEQKYKLLIDNYLNKGSSVEKFTNAFFQQWKHDRDNEIVHDSKFQRLIDRLFTSCDCYSENLQRPIEISETELRNEVGLLSHIWWG, from the coding sequence ATGACTGAACAAAAATACAAACTGCTTATAGACAACTACCTTAACAAAGGGAGCAGCGTAGAAAAATTCACAAATGCGTTCTTCCAGCAGTGGAAGCATGATAGAGACAACGAGATTGTTCATGACTCTAAATTTCAACGGCTAATAGACCGATTGTTCACAAGTTGTGATTGCTATTCAGAAAATCTCCAGCGACCTATTGAGATTTCAGAAACCGAATTGAGAAACGAGGTAGGGCTTTTATCTCACATTTGGTGGGGGTGA
- a CDS encoding 2TM domain-containing protein, translating into MNTTFTSAPERNEFLMKIARRRVKFQKHAIVYLIVCSVISLLCLVSGGRVPVDLWWAWGIGLGFHGIGAYGLLLDEQKATEEEYRKLLRQEREN; encoded by the coding sequence ATGAACACAACCTTCACCTCCGCCCCCGAACGCAATGAATTTTTAATGAAAATCGCCCGCCGTCGGGTGAAATTTCAAAAACACGCCATCGTTTATTTAATCGTTTGTTCTGTTATTTCGTTGCTGTGTCTGGTCTCAGGCGGCCGAGTACCCGTTGATTTGTGGTGGGCGTGGGGTATTGGCTTAGGGTTTCACGGCATCGGAGCTTACGGCCTGCTACTTGATGAGCAAAAAGCCACGGAAGAAGAATACCGAAAATTGCTCCGTCAGGAAAGAGAAAATTAA
- a CDS encoding metallophosphoesterase: MKRTLVIGDIHGGLKALLQALGRAEIQPSDTLIFLGDYVDGWSESAQVITFLMELATTQTCLFMKGNHDMWCENWLDSGLAPHVWLMHGGSSTAESYRYMDFQTRQIHLSFFNQLKSYHIDSQNRLFVHAGFASIHGPEDEHDDNNFLWDRTLWETALTIERRNQKDEAMIPKRLKLFKEIFIGHTPTLNYNIDVPMHAATVWNIDTGAAFHGRLSIMDIDTKEFWQSDVVQSLYPNEKGRNN; encoded by the coding sequence ATGAAGAGAACGTTAGTAATTGGTGACATACACGGCGGGCTGAAGGCTTTGTTGCAAGCGCTTGGACGCGCAGAGATTCAACCCAGCGACACCCTTATCTTCTTGGGCGACTATGTAGATGGTTGGAGCGAATCCGCCCAAGTCATTACCTTTCTTATGGAACTAGCGACCACGCAAACCTGCCTTTTCATGAAAGGAAACCATGATATGTGGTGCGAAAACTGGCTTGACAGCGGCCTAGCACCCCACGTTTGGCTCATGCACGGCGGAAGCAGCACGGCGGAGAGTTACCGATACATGGATTTTCAAACCCGCCAAATCCATTTGTCATTTTTCAACCAATTGAAAAGTTATCACATCGACTCGCAAAATCGTCTGTTTGTGCACGCGGGTTTTGCTTCCATTCACGGCCCCGAAGATGAGCACGATGACAACAATTTTTTGTGGGACCGAACCCTCTGGGAAACCGCGCTCACAATAGAACGCCGGAACCAAAAGGACGAAGCCATGATTCCCAAACGCCTGAAACTTTTCAAAGAGATATTTATCGGTCATACGCCCACGCTCAATTATAACATAGATGTTCCGATGCACGCTGCCACGGTTTGGAACATCGACACGGGGGCCGCTTTTCACGGCAGACTTAGTATCATGGACATCGACACCAAGGAGTTTTGGCAAAGCGACGTCGTGCAAAGTTTATATCCCAACGAAAAAGGGCGAAACAATTAA